Proteins from a genomic interval of Streptomyces sp. NBC_00820:
- a CDS encoding ABC transporter permease, with translation MTSPIDIEGGGTSVVVDGEPGPKAKTETAGLEGRSPGRLMWMRFKRDRTGVISAYVVAFFFLVGLLAPLISKLYGKDPYTIYADERPELFDSAGVPVQPNGGISGEFWFGLEPGNGYDVFTKLVYGIRTSLMISLAVTVTVVLTGILLGVAAGYLGGKADFIIGRIIDFLLAFPAQLFFIASMPVVVSLFVSPRDETPTYVRVLALILVQWFLGWMSLARILRGTSLALREREFIEAARVSGASSWRIIRKEVLPNVVTPLLVQSTYLLPSFVTAEAGLSFLGVGIVEPTPDWGQMFSKASTELVMQNDITYMFFPGISMIIFIVAFNLLGDSVRDAFDPKTAR, from the coding sequence GTGACAAGTCCTATCGACATCGAGGGCGGCGGGACTTCGGTGGTCGTCGACGGCGAACCAGGGCCGAAGGCGAAGACCGAGACCGCCGGGCTCGAAGGCCGGTCTCCCGGCCGGCTGATGTGGATGCGCTTCAAGCGCGACCGAACCGGAGTCATATCGGCCTACGTCGTGGCCTTCTTCTTCCTCGTCGGGCTGCTCGCGCCCCTGATCTCCAAGCTGTACGGCAAGGATCCGTACACGATCTACGCCGACGAGCGCCCCGAACTCTTCGACAGCGCGGGCGTGCCGGTGCAGCCCAACGGCGGTATCAGCGGCGAGTTCTGGTTCGGACTCGAACCCGGCAACGGGTACGACGTCTTCACCAAGCTCGTCTACGGCATCCGCACCTCGCTGATGATCTCGCTCGCCGTCACCGTCACGGTCGTCCTCACCGGAATCCTGCTCGGCGTCGCGGCCGGCTACCTCGGTGGCAAGGCCGACTTCATCATCGGCCGGATCATCGACTTCCTGCTGGCCTTCCCCGCCCAGCTGTTCTTCATCGCGAGCATGCCGGTCGTCGTCTCCCTGTTCGTCAGCCCGCGTGACGAGACACCGACCTATGTGCGCGTCCTCGCCCTCATCCTCGTCCAGTGGTTCCTGGGCTGGATGAGCCTGGCGCGCATCCTGCGCGGCACCTCCCTGGCCCTGCGAGAACGGGAGTTCATCGAGGCGGCCCGGGTCAGCGGCGCGTCCTCGTGGCGGATCATCCGCAAGGAGGTCCTGCCGAACGTCGTCACCCCGCTGCTCGTGCAGTCGACGTATCTGCTGCCGTCCTTCGTGACCGCCGAGGCGGGCCTGTCCTTCCTGGGTGTGGGCATCGTGGAACCGACCCCGGACTGGGGGCAGATGTTCTCCAAGGCGTCCACCGAACTGGTGATGCAGAACGACATCACCTACATGTTCTTCCCGGGCATCTCGATGATCATCTTCATCGTCGCGTTCAACCTGCTCGGGGACTCGGTCAGGGACGCCTTCGATCCCAAGACAGCTCGCTGA